From the genome of Virgibacillus siamensis, one region includes:
- the spoIIIAD gene encoding stage III sporulation protein AD: MEIIQIVILGVIASILYIILKDVNKAFAFFLILITGIIILLAILREITVIFQLVQSLGDKANVNGMYMTTILKIIGIAYIAELGASLTKDAGLTSVATKIELAGKIFILLLAVPIITAVIEAIISFIPSA, from the coding sequence ATGGAAATTATTCAAATTGTCATACTCGGTGTCATCGCCAGTATTTTATATATTATTTTGAAGGATGTAAATAAGGCATTTGCGTTTTTTCTTATCCTCATTACCGGGATCATCATACTTTTGGCAATTTTACGGGAGATCACAGTTATATTCCAATTAGTCCAATCACTTGGCGACAAGGCAAATGTGAATGGAATGTACATGACAACGATTTTAAAAATAATCGGGATTGCTTACATTGCAGAACTTGGAGCAAGTTTAACGAAGGATGCCGGACTGACTTCAGTTGCAACCAAAATTGAACTTGCTGGAAAGATATTCATTCTCCTGCTTGCTGTGCCAATAATAACGGCTGTGATTGAAGCAATAATCAGTTTCATTCCTTCAGCCTGA
- the spoIIIAE gene encoding stage III sporulation protein AE, translating to MIRNKKIFITLFTLIMLFSGQQSADASPETQQPEKKMMDQISLDGIQTYWQKLGNRYDGYLPVLKKTSLYDFIKDNGSFSVKNTLKGLIEYLFHELIVNGKLLGLLLMLALFSTVLQTMHTAFEQGTVSKIAYYVVYIVLIFLALNSFFMAVSYAKDAVDTMSGFMIALLPLMLALMATLGNVVTVSFFHPIIVFLIHSSGVLVSKFILPLLFLSALLLIVSSLNKNYKVSHLANLFKTVGMGTLGVFLTIFLGVMSVQGASSAIQDGVAMKTTKFITGNFIPVVGRTFTDAADTILSASLLLKNAVGIVGVIIIVFIAIFPALKILAIAITYKLAAAVLQPVGDGPLITSLNTISKYMLYILACLLTVTLMFFLAIVIIVAAGNITLLLR from the coding sequence ATGATACGAAATAAAAAGATATTCATTACCCTGTTCACATTGATCATGCTCTTTTCGGGACAGCAATCGGCTGATGCCAGTCCGGAGACTCAGCAACCGGAGAAAAAAATGATGGACCAAATTTCACTTGATGGTATTCAGACATATTGGCAAAAACTTGGCAACCGCTACGATGGATATCTCCCTGTACTTAAGAAGACAAGTCTTTACGATTTTATAAAAGACAATGGTTCATTTTCCGTAAAAAATACATTAAAAGGGCTGATAGAATATCTGTTTCATGAACTGATTGTAAATGGGAAGCTGCTCGGTCTCTTATTGATGCTTGCATTGTTTTCCACTGTACTTCAAACCATGCATACAGCGTTTGAGCAAGGTACTGTCAGTAAAATTGCATATTATGTTGTCTATATTGTGTTAATATTTCTTGCATTAAACAGCTTTTTTATGGCGGTATCCTATGCAAAAGATGCAGTTGATACGATGAGTGGATTCATGATTGCGCTGTTGCCGCTCATGCTGGCACTTATGGCGACGTTGGGTAATGTCGTCACCGTTTCATTTTTTCACCCGATTATCGTATTTCTGATTCATTCGAGTGGTGTGCTCGTGTCGAAATTCATTTTGCCATTATTGTTTCTATCAGCATTATTACTGATTGTCAGCAGTCTAAATAAAAATTATAAAGTGTCTCATCTGGCGAATTTATTTAAAACCGTCGGGATGGGCACATTGGGTGTTTTTTTAACGATTTTCCTTGGGGTCATGTCTGTGCAGGGAGCATCAAGTGCAATCCAGGATGGCGTCGCAATGAAAACGACGAAGTTTATTACTGGTAATTTTATTCCAGTTGTAGGAAGGACCTTTACAGATGCCGCTGATACCATTTTAAGTGCGTCCCTCTTATTGAAAAATGCTGTCGGTATCGTTGGTGTTATTATCATCGTGTTTATCGCGATTTTTCCTGCATTAAAAATTCTCGCAATTGCCATCACGTATAAACTAGCTGCTGCAGTTCTGCAGCCCGTTGGTGATGGTCCGTTAATTACCAGTCTGAACACAATCAGTAAATATATGTTGTATATTCTTGCCTGTTTACTGACCGTAACGTTAATGTTCTTTTTGGCAATTGTCATTATAGTTGCGGCCGGGAATATCACTTTGCTCCTTCGCTAG
- the spoIIIAC gene encoding stage III sporulation protein AC, translating to MAIDATILFQIAGIGIIVALIHTILKQMGKEEIAQFATLVGFIIVMVIVINELSDLFQQIKSVFLFQG from the coding sequence ATGGCTATTGATGCGACTATATTATTTCAAATTGCAGGGATTGGAATTATTGTGGCATTGATTCATACCATTCTGAAGCAGATGGGAAAAGAGGAAATCGCCCAATTTGCCACACTGGTTGGATTTATTATTGTCATGGTAATCGTCATTAATGAGCTTTCCGACCTGTTTCAGCAAATAAAATCGGTTTTCCTTTTTCAGGGGTAG
- the spoIIIAF gene encoding stage III sporulation protein AF, which translates to MEVLIDWVSKIIIFLLLASIIDLLIPATSMKKYIKLVVGLILILILLKPVFYLFDVNIQQAVTAAFEQLDKENRTENQVKIEMKKQKNEIQASQHAYVLKQMTSELKKLAEDPLQQKYQADISDISYEFTTGSNPSYQNLQDVTVYLEKTDEETTSVNTVEHVTINTDKPATSEDENELEEITSLLYEIWEIPEDKLNLTVQWEGGSL; encoded by the coding sequence ATGGAAGTATTGATTGATTGGGTCAGTAAAATCATTATCTTTTTGCTGTTGGCATCGATTATTGACTTATTGATTCCGGCAACGTCCATGAAAAAATACATTAAACTCGTTGTCGGACTGATTTTAATCCTGATTTTATTGAAACCTGTTTTTTATCTGTTTGATGTTAATATCCAACAAGCTGTCACAGCAGCATTTGAACAACTTGATAAAGAAAACAGAACGGAAAATCAAGTGAAAATTGAGATGAAAAAGCAAAAAAATGAAATACAAGCCTCACAACATGCATATGTATTAAAACAGATGACCTCAGAACTCAAAAAGCTGGCTGAAGATCCGTTACAACAAAAATACCAGGCCGACATTTCAGACATCTCCTATGAATTTACAACGGGAAGCAACCCGAGTTATCAAAATCTTCAAGATGTAACTGTCTACTTAGAAAAAACAGACGAAGAAACAACTTCAGTGAACACAGTAGAACATGTCACGATCAACACGGACAAGCCAGCTACCAGCGAGGACGAAAATGAGTTGGAAGAGATTACATCGCTGCTCTATGAAATATGGGAGATTCCTGAGGATAAGCTTAATCTCACGGTTCAATGGGAGGGAGGTTCACTTTGA